A window from Flavobacteriales bacterium encodes these proteins:
- a CDS encoding ribulose-phosphate 3-epimerase codes for MSHIIAPSILAADFANIQRDVELVNRSEAQYLHIDIMDGVFVPNISFGMPVMKAMTQHSTKVNDVHLMIVDPDRYIRTFKECGADILTVHQEACTHLHRTVQAIHQEGMKAGVALNPHTPVQVLSEMLNDIDLVCLMSVNPGFGGQKFIENTYSKIKELKALCQMKGAQVEIEIDGGVTVENAPRLLEAGATVLVAGSTVFKSADPIATVGQLMAASLSV; via the coding sequence ATGTCCCACATCATCGCCCCGTCCATTCTAGCCGCTGATTTCGCCAATATCCAACGCGATGTGGAATTGGTGAACAGGAGTGAGGCTCAGTATCTGCACATCGATATCATGGATGGAGTATTCGTCCCCAATATCTCCTTTGGGATGCCGGTCATGAAGGCCATGACACAACACTCGACCAAGGTCAACGATGTGCACCTGATGATCGTGGATCCCGATCGCTATATCCGCACCTTCAAGGAATGTGGTGCCGATATCCTCACGGTGCACCAAGAAGCTTGCACGCACTTGCATCGCACGGTCCAGGCGATCCATCAAGAAGGCATGAAGGCCGGAGTGGCCTTGAATCCCCATACACCTGTACAGGTACTCTCTGAGATGCTCAATGATATCGACCTGGTCTGTCTGATGAGTGTCAATCCCGGTTTTGGCGGTCAGAAGTTTATCGAGAATACCTACAGCAAGATCAAAGAACTCAAGGCCCTCTGTCAGATGAAAGGAGCACAGGTAGAGATAGAGATCGATGGTGGAGTCACCGTGGAGAACGCTCCCAGACTCCTAGAGGCCGGAGCTACCGTTTTGGTGGCAGGCAGTACAGTATTCAAAAGTGCAGATCCAATAGCGACAGTAGGCCAGCTAATGGCTGCTTCTCTCAGTGTATGA